Within Vicia villosa cultivar HV-30 ecotype Madison, WI linkage group LG1, Vvil1.0, whole genome shotgun sequence, the genomic segment tttgattaactaaataattaataaaaacaaaatagaataaaaataaataaaattaaaaagataaagatGGAATAATAGTAAAACAAAGGGAGGATGCAAAAAAATCAGGATGAGGTGTAAGCAAAAACATAATAGCTTGGcccaattaaaagaaataaaaacaaaaaaacaagggTGCAAAACTAAAAATCCAGTTTGCACTGTATAAACTTGCTAATATACTCCTTCTCAGTTTGTATTGTTTGTGTTAATTTGTAAGTTTGACTTGTTTGCCAATTGGGTCCTTGCATCCTTTGGCATGTCTAATTCTTCATCCTTATATGTATTCAATGCACTAAGATCACCATAGAGGGTTTCTCGCCAGCGTGATCAAACTCTAACCACCCTCAATTGTTATAAACCTACTAACGTCTCTGAATATCTCCTACCCTTGTAAGAATACCATGCACACTTGTATCTTTTGACCTATACAGTGGCGCCCAACGCGAGACTCTAATAAAACTAACATGGGTCACACCTCTTTAATTCCTTCAATCTTCCCCTTCGAAGATGGCTGATAAAATTCTACGCTCTAATACAAACACCATAGCCGGAGGTTTCATCGGTGGAGGTAGTTCTAGCTCCTCCTGAAGGAATACGCAAGGCAGGTGCTTACTACAAATGTGATATATCTTAGTTCCCCAAGGGTTGCGTAAAGAGAAACAAGGTTTAACAACACCTTTTTGGACAAGGATGCCATTAGAGTCAACCCTTACGATAATGACCCTCTAGTCATCAATGTGCAACATGGCAATTGGGATATCAAGCAAGTCATGATAGATCCTAGGAGCTCTGTCGACGTCATGTTCTAGGACATTTTCAAGGGAACAAGTGCATGTAAGAAGCCATGTAACCCTGGAGACAACGTGTGGCTAGGGCGTAGATGCTAAGGCGACAGACGTCGGCTACCTTATTATGGATGCCTTGTCGCCCTATAATATCATCCTAGGTCGACCTATCAGCAATGCACTAGGGGCAGTTATTTCCACTCTATACATAGTCTTAAAGTATCCGCTATTCGGAGGGCGAGTCTGTACAATTCGAGGAGATCAACAGATTGCTCAAGAATGCTATTAGAGTAGCCTGACATTAGAAAGGGAAGAGCTTGCTCTTGTGGGCACCCCTATTTATGAAGTTCTAAATGCAGACCTCAATCGTTGGGGTTCTAGGTAGGACGTAAGCGTTGAAAGTCTCACGCCCACATATGAATTGAAGGAGGTCCAAATAGACTCTTCAGTCCATCAAGTGATAAAGATAGGTATTTCGCTTACCgaagaagaagaacatgagataGTCGCTCAAGTCATTAAAAATGTCGTTTGCCTAGGCCTCCTATGATATGCTAGGGATAGACACCAAGGCGGTAGCCATTGCCTCCCATCCACTCCACTGCCAAACTAGTGGCGCTGAGGAAGTAAAAAGTTGGCAAGGAGAAGATGGTCTCCATTGACGAGGAAGTAGACAAGCTACCTGAAGTTAGGTTCATAACAGAAACAAAATACCCTACCTGGCTAGCCAACATGGTTTTGGTAAGAAAAACAAACAACATATGGTGAATGTGTGTGGACTTCACCGACCTCAACGCCGCCTATCCTAAGTGTCGCGACGCAAAAAATAACCGAGTGTAACAAACTCTCAAAATACAACACAGTCGCCAACGAAGTTTATTTTATAAGGGAAAACATCGATAAAAtcctaaaagaacaaaaatacGGTCGTCGCAACCAAATTTTTCTTCGGGAGTCGATTATGCGAGGGAAAGGTATTAGAACCCCTCACATTCGTTGTACTCAACGAGAACCATTTAGTTAATTTTGAGAATATGAATGTTAGTTTAAGAtattttttcttctaattattaTCATGTGTTTAAATAGAAATAAAtgactaaaaataaattttttattaggaTGTTTGACGAGACGTTGAATATCGCTCATACGTATCCTCTAGTGCAATGAGAAATTCAAAGTTGCATAGTTCTTAGTAGAAAATGTTTGTTGGTTGGTTTATTTTAGACAATGATGCTTAGGTCGTATTGAGCGGTTAAACATTGCTTGTTGCTCGCAATTGGAGGCTGAAGCGTTTGTTTGTTTCGCGTCGAAATGCATAAAGCAATTTGTGAAAAGGTTTTCGTAGTCGCGCTAAGGCGGAAAAGGATAGATTTGATTGGTTGAGATTATTTTTAGGTGGATGACGAGTATTTGAAAGACAAGTTATACAACATGTATCCAAATACTTGGGAAAaagagggatatatatatatatatatatatatatatatatatatatatatatatatatatatatatatatatatatatatatatatatatatatatagtcattttcatttgttttttattgCGAAAAGTATTTGATATGAATCAAATTGATGTCCCTCGAAAAAGATGTGTACTTGAAATGCAAGTTATACAACATGTATCCAAGTATTCGGGGGAAAAAAGGAGCATGCGCCTAATTAATCATTTTTCATCCTATCGTAAACGAATTAGATTCGATTGCGTTATTAAGTTTTGAGAGGAAGACGAGTATTCGAAATGCAAGCTATACATCAGGTATCCAAATACTCGTGGAAAAGAGGGATATACATCCAACTAGTCCTTTTTCGTTcatttttatttgagaaaaatGTTTTTAAGCATTTTTATTAAGCAGGAAAAAAACTTGATATTGACCACTTTGAtcgattttttatttgaaattgattttgttaaaatgcttttgattttgatttgaataggttttaattttgaaaaataaacttGATGTGGATCaagtgtttttaattttttttagaaatgttTGATTAGTGGccacattattttttattttatttttgattaagtaaataattaataataataaaatagaataaaaataaataaaattaaaaagataaagatGGAATAATAGTAAAACAAAGGGAGGATGCAAAAAAATCAGGATGAGGTGTAAGCAAAAACATAATAGCTTGGcccaattaaaagaaataaaaacaaaaaaacaagggTGCAAAACTAGAAATCCAGCTTGCACTGTATAAACTTGCTATTATACTCTTTCTCAGTTTGCATTGTTTGTGTTAATTTGTAAGTTTGACTTGTTTGCCAATTGGATCCTTGCATCCTTTGGCATGTCAAATTCTTCATCCTTATATGTATTCAATGCACTAAGTAAAATATAAAGGAAAAGTTGTTGGCCGAGCTTCTCACCATTCTCGGCAGAAAACTAATACTGCAGACATTCCATGCAGATTGAGCTTTTCATGCGATTTCAATATGGGAGAGAGTGGTCGTAGTTGTTTAGATTTAGTGGGAGCAAAGAGACGAGTTGTTGGGTGCGCTGTTATTCAGGTTTAGGGGGCAATCAAAAGTAGTATTGCAGCAACCGTGAATGTATAATAAAATTGCTTTCAATGGAGATTCTAAAGCCATGCTTAAATGAAAGAGAACACGAGACCCTTGATATGTTGCAATGCACACATGCAATCACTTTGTACTCATTCATCTTTGACTTTCACCAAAAACTATACAGTCTCTGCAGTTTATTTTGACCAATACAATGAGAATATTTCAATAACTGAAATATCCATATTCTCAGTACAAATAGAGAATTCGAAGTTAGCAACTGTGGTAAAAAAAATTGTCGAGGAAATCCTCAAATGAATCAGAAACTTTGTCAGAAATTATATTTCTGCCAAAGATAAATGAACAAAAATTGTGAAAAGTAATTATTCTTTTCATCAGGTCAAGCCGTTTTCTCTGTCTTCCCATCTTCCTTACTACTGATGATGTTTTTGAAATTTAGAATGCCAGTGAGTCCACGTCCCCGAGCAAGCTGTTCCAGTTCTTCAAATCTATGCTTAAGAATTTCTACTTCTTCTGCCAATTCATCATTTCTTTGCCTCATAGCCTAAAGAAAGAATTAAGAAATAATGATTTGTATATTAAACTTCGACTAATAAATAACTTTTTGCAGTAAACTTGAATTGGAACCAGTGTCAATGTCAATGATTATACGAATGCGGAGGAGTACATTTGTCATGAATTACTAATATTAACATAAATCGCATTTTCTTTGACAGTAATGCTCTACAAACCCTAATTCAAATATATAGATAGATAAACTACCAGTCCTTAAATATATAAACTCAATATTAGATCAATTTTGAAAACAAGAACCGAGataaataaacaacaaaattgAAAGGGAATGAAAACTTGAAAAGTTTGAAACTAAGAGGACACAGTGTCAAATATATGTGTACTGAATGATTATGTGAAATTACCTCTAGATCTTTTTTTCGTAGCTCCTCCTTCCGTGCTTCAGATCTAGCACTTCTTTGTACctcaaagatcaagagaagacctGCAACCTATGATCAGTACAAATGCAAACAATCAACAACAAGGCGTATGACTGTGTACACAAGTCATTTTAGTACAAAATGAACTCTACTCTCAAGTCCTGTGTCTGAGAGTCGATAACAGTATAACTCAATTTTTGGCCCCCAACAAGCATGCTGTATTTGGCTCAACAATAGTACTATTTTGTTGAGTGACAAAACAGAACAAGATAAATTTGATTCATGATTATAAACATATTGCACAACAGAGGAAACTCAACTCAAGTAACCAACAAAATTGACCAACTCTGTGTTTGTCATTAGGGTCACAATTTGTCAAGTTTTTCAAATTTTGCCTTAACTTGTTTTTGAGTCCTGGGACCATAACTCGTTAAAGTTTAAGAGTTAACTAATTGCATAACATCTTGCCAACTCATTAGTCGAATCTAAAAACTAACATCAAGTGGCCAAGTTTAATgtgaagtttcaaaatttcagTAACTACCAACACAAGGTATAAACCTCAAAAGTCAAAACACCTAACAAAGAAAGCAGCAAAACTTTTTCATTCAATGTAATTTCCCCTCAAAACGCAATCGTGAGAAATTCAAAACGCTTGATATTTTGAATGCAGTTTATAAACCATGTCCCATTTCACAGAATAACTTTCATTTATTGCTTTTAGTTCTTAGCAAAACTCTATATCACCTAGCAGCATATGCCAGATTCTACCAACAAAGTTAACTTGCTTCAAGTGAATGGTTATAACTTCCCACATAAATGAAATCCATGTCttcaaaaataatgaaaaataagcAAAATAGCTTTAGCCAATTCCAAATTATAAGTCCACATTACCGAGAAGA encodes:
- the LOC131623209 gene encoding OPA3-like protein yields the protein MLPLLKLGTLALKTLSKPVASRLKQQAAIHPRFRQLIVNMAQSNHQITTKMQRRIYGHATDVEIRPLNEEKAVQAAVDLIGELFVFSVAGLLLIFEVQRSARSEARKEELRKKDLEAMRQRNDELAEEVEILKHRFEELEQLARGRGLTGILNFKNIISSKEDGKTEKTA